The Henckelia pumila isolate YLH828 chromosome 2, ASM3356847v2, whole genome shotgun sequence genome includes a window with the following:
- the LOC140879425 gene encoding polyubiquitin, translating to MKIIIVMKDCEVSLDVAFQEPILEIKSKLRSCLGIPESSQTLTVCDWELIDGLDLSDYPFISEGTKINLFIKHISPNSLEDNQIKVTVKFSTRKIEVSVDKYDTIKSLKEKIHIVDGTPIKRMTLFFCGLEMDDDFRNLSEYGIQEYSEIIVFLKTMTRIMVEPPANILGVVIQTSSCLMNAAKIPVETIDTSRVGDVRRMLLEKGILPVDEYIFIHKQRIMREDCSLRWHGVENGDYIYVFKGSVSRSTGGY from the coding sequence ATGAAGATCATCATTGTAATGAAAGACTGTGAAGTGTCTTTAGATGTTGCATTTCAAGAACCAATTCTTGAAATAAAATCCAAACTACGAAGCTGTCTAGGCATCCCCGAGTCCTCACAAACCCTAACGGTTTGCGACTGGGAGCTGATCGACGGCCTCGATTTATCGGATTATCCATTCATTTCCGAGGGTACGAAAATCAACCTTTTCATCAAACACATCTCACCTAATTCCCTAGAAGACAACCAAATCAAAGTCACCGTGAAGTTCTCCACCCGAAAAATCGAAGTATCGGTCGACAAATACGACACCATAAAGAGCTTAAAGGAAAAGATCCATATAGTCGATGGCACCCCTATAAAGAGGATGACACTATTCTTTTGCGGATTAGAGATGGACGATGATTTCCGGAACTTGAGCGAATATGGGATTCAAGAATACTCGGAAATCATCGTGTTTTTGAAAACCATGACTCGAATTATGGTCGAGCCACCAGCAAATATTCTGGGGGTCGTCATTCAGACATCATCTTGCTTGATGAATGCGGCTAAAATACCCGTTGAGACGATTGACACGAGCCGGGTCGGGGACGTGAGGCGCATGTTGCTGGAGAAGGGAATACTTCCGGTCGACGAGTATATATTCATACATAAGCAGAGAATCATGCGTGAAGATTGTAGCCTTCGTTGGCATGGTGTTGAAAATGGGGACTATATTTACGTGTTTAAAGGGAGTGTTAGCCGGAGTACTGGTGGATATTGA